Proteins encoded in a region of the Zea mays cultivar B73 chromosome 4, Zm-B73-REFERENCE-NAM-5.0, whole genome shotgun sequence genome:
- the LOC103654507 gene encoding probable L-type lectin-domain containing receptor kinase S.5: protein MAVAACGGGGGRGRSPLSRLSPQLGCLLVVSLLCLRAAVVCRAQVQEQGQLQPLPALEIETYNYTSFDEGNSREQRELAFSRDARIYQGAIQVSPDTGNVGSYQDIMVNKSGNVLLQRRFTMWRRLDSGNGNGTGAPPRVQVVSFNSTFSINVFHLPDSSPRPGEGLAFVVAPSRAEPPPGSYGGYLGLTNATLEASSGGGPARSRFVAVEFDTLKQDYDPSDNHVGLNVGSVVSVATADLTAFRIATNSTGPANYTAWVEYDGAARRVAVYMAVRGEPKPAAPVLDSPLDLSQHLPEQAYIGFTASTGADFELNCVLDWALSIEIIPERKSRAWVVAVAAAVPAAAIAASVAAFFLARTLRARRAVEKRQERLERRLTNLPGMPRVFAYDKLRKATGNFDERLRLGRGGYGVVYKGLLPADDARPEGTMEVAVKRFTRDDGKDVNDFLQEVDIINRLRHKNIVPLIGWCFNKGQLLLVYEYMPNGSLDQHLFRRGAHEQRPVLDWASRYAIVRDVAAGLHYVHHEHTRMVLHRDVKASNVLLDAAWRARLGDFGLARVLDQGRESFTDVHVAGTFGFIAPEYSVGHRATRETDVFAFGALVLEAVTGQPALRDGGGDGGGCRLLSDWVWQMHGRGALLGAVDQGLGATGFDHAEAARLLLLALACCSPNPGDRPAMPQVLQVLSKASPPPEVPPFKPQFVWPPEGGAQFRLSDIEGTTTGTGDADADGASTRATRSTSYDSFRPHNTADSSDGYFPALSSGR, encoded by the exons ATGGCGGTTGCTgcatgcggcggcggcggcggacgtGGTCGCTCTCCTCTGTCAAGACTGTCACCTCAGCTGGGCTGCCTCCTCGTCGTCTCGCTGCTCTGCCTCCGCGCCGCCGTCGTCTGCCGCGCGCAGGTCCAGGAGCAGGGGCAGCTGCAGCCGCTGCCGGCGCTGGAGATCGAGACCTACAACTACACGTCGTTTGACGAGGGCAACTCGCGGGAGCAGCGGGAGCTGGCGTTCAGCAGGGATGCCCGCATCTACCAGGGCGCCATCCAGGTCTCCCCGGACACCGGCAACGTCGGCAGCTACCAGGACATCATGGTCAACAAGTCCGGCAACGTCCTCCTCCAGCGCCGCTTCACCATGTGGCGCCGCCTCGACAGCGGCAATGGCAATGGAACCGGTGCCCCGCCGCGCGTGCAGGTCGTGTCGTTCAACAGCACCTTCTCCATCAACGTGTTCCACCTCCCGGACTCGTCGCCGCGGCCCGGCGAGGGCCTCGCCTTCGTCGTCGCGCCGTCCCGCGCCGAGCCGCCGCCGGGCAGCTACGGCGGCTACCTCGGCCTGACCAACGCGACGCTGGAGGCCAGCAGCGGCGGCGGTCCGGCGAGGAGCCGCTTCGTGGCCGTCGAGTTCGACACGCTGAAGCAGGACTACGACCCCAGCGACAACCACGTGGGCCTCAACGTCGGCTCCGTCGTGTCGGTCGCGACGGCGGACCTGACGGCCTTCCGCATCGCCACCAACAGCACCGGCCCCGCCAACTACACGGCCTGGGTCGAGTACGacggcgcggcgcggcgcgtgGCGGTGTACATGGCCGTCCGTGGCGAGCCTAAACCGGCAGCCCCGGTGCTCGACTCGCCGCTCGACCTCAGCCAGCACCTGCCCGAGCAGGCGTACATCGGCTTCACCGCGTCCACCGGCGCCGACTTCGAGCTCAACTGCGTCCTCGACTGGGCGCTGTCGATCGAGATCATCCCGGAGAGGAAGAGCCGGGCGTGGGTTGTCGCTGTCGCCGCCGCCGTGCCGGCGGCTGCCATCGCGGCCAGCGTTGCCGCCTTCTTCCTCGCCAGGACGCTGCGGGCCAGGCGGGCCGTGGAGAAGCGGCAGGAGCGGCTGGAGCGGCGGCTCACCAACCTCCCCGGGATGCCCAGGGTGTTCGCGTACGACAAGCTGAGGAAGGCCACCGGCAACTTCGACGAGCGGCTGCGGCTGGGGAGAGGCGGCTACGGCGTGGTCTACAAGGGCCTGCTCCCCGCCGACGACGCCCGGCCGGAGGGGACGATGGAGGTGGCGGTCAAGCGGTTCACCCGGGACGACGGCAAGGACGTCAACGACTTCCTCCAGGAGGTCGACATCATCAACAGGCTGCGCCACAAAAACATCGTCCCTCTCATCG GCTGGTGCTTCAATAAAGGGCAGCTGCTGCTGGTGTacgagtacatgccgaacggcagcCTAGACCAGCACCTGTTCCGGCGGGGCGCGCACGAGCAGCGGCCCGTGCTGGACTGGGCGAGCCGGTACGCGATCGTGCGCGACGTCGCGGCGGGGCTGCACTACGTGCACCACGAGCACACGCGCATGGTGCTGCACCGCGACGTGAAGGCCAGCAACGTGCTGCTGGACGCGGCGTGGCGCGCGCGGCTGGGCGACTTCGGGCTGGCGCGCGTGCTGGACCAGGGCCGTGAGTCGTTCACGGACGTGCACGTGGCCGGCACCTTCGGGTTCATCGCCCCCGAGTACTCCGTGGGCCACCGGGCGACGCGGGAGACGGACGTGTTCGCGTTCGGCGCGCTCGTGCTGGAGGCGGTCACGGGGCAGCCGGCGCTgcgggacggcggcggcgacggcgggggGTGCCGGCTGCTGTCGGACTGGGTGTGGCAGATGCACGGCCGCGGCGCGCTGCTGGGCGCCGTGGACCAGGGCCTCGGCGCCACCGGGTTCGACCACGCCGAGGCGGCCCGCCTGCTGCTGCTCGCGCTGGCGTGCTGCAGCCCCAACCCGGGCGACCGCCCCGCCATGCCGCAGGTGCTGCAGGTCCTGTCCAAGGCCTCGCCGCCGCCCGAGGTGCCGCCGTTCAAGCCGCAGTTCGTCTGGCCGCCCGAGGGGGGAGCGCAATTCCGGCTCAGCGACATCGAGGGGACCACGACCGGCACCggcgacgccgacgccgacgGCGCGTCCACGCGGGCCACGCGCAGCACCTCCTACGACAGCTTCCGGCCGCACAACACGGCCGACAGCAGCGACGGTTACTTCCCCGCCCTCTCATCCGGCCGTTGA
- the LOC103654508 gene encoding uncharacterized protein isoform X2, with the protein MKPKIEREKERIWYKLVTACPLSLSNEGGVDGTSSLGTFTLLFFSFPFLPDDGGLLAASVSHGKASPKARRSDLLPSAGKQKDEKRCLSAMGTTAGADGCAMCGPRTMQAAGEEQRLTWWSPGRTRTISRLVACWPESHAAPIQVGFTSGSGWKDQLMTPLYSKMHCHVPRA; encoded by the exons ATGAAGCCAAagattgagagagagaaagagagaattTGGTACAAGCTGGTAACAGCATGCCCCCTATCATTGTCGAACGAAGGCGGTGTAGACGGCACCAGCTCGCTGGGCACCTTTACtttacttttcttttcttttccttttctgcctgATGATGGCGGTCTCCTCGCCGCGTCAGTTTCACACGGTAAAGCGAGCCCCAAAGCGCGACGATCTGATCTCCTTCCTTCGGCCGGGAAGCAAAAAGATGAGAAAAGGTGCCTCTCTGCCATGGGCACAACAGCTGGAGCCGACGGCTGCGCCATGTGCGGGCCGCGTACA ATGCAGGCAGCAGGTGAAGAGCAGAGATTGACCTGGTGGAGTCCTGGACGGACGAGGACGATCTCTCGTCTCGTCGCTTGCTGGCCAGAGTCGCATGCAGCTCCGATCCAGGTCGGATTCACTTCAGGTTCAG GATGGAAGGACCAACTCATGACTCCTTTGTACTCTAAAATGCATTGTCATGTCCCTCGAGCTTAA